One part of the Enterobacter sp. 638 genome encodes these proteins:
- the sopA gene encoding plasmid-partitioning protein SopA, translating into MGLMNTLDQCIAAGHEMTKAIAVAQFNDDSPEARKITRRWRVGEAADLIGVSSQAIRDAEKAGRLPHPDMEMRGRVEQRVGYTIEQINHMRDVFGTRLRRPNESVPPVIGVAAHKGGVYKTSVSVHLAQDLALKGLRVLLVEGNDPQGTASMYHGWVPDLHIHANDTLLPFYLGERDDASYAIKPTCWPGLDIIPSCLALHRIETELMGRYDEGKLPTEPHMMLRLAIETVAQDYDVIVIDSAPNLGIGTINVVCAADVLIIPTPAELFDYTSALQFFDMLRDLLKNVDLQGFEPDVRILLTKYSNNNGSQSPWMEEQIRDAWGSMVLKNVVRETDEVGKGQIRMRTVFEQAIDQRSSTGAWRNALAIWEPVCNEIFDRLIKPRWEIR; encoded by the coding sequence ATGGGATTAATGAATACCCTTGATCAGTGCATTGCTGCTGGCCATGAAATGACAAAAGCCATTGCTGTAGCTCAGTTTAATGATGATAGCCCTGAGGCGAGGAAAATTACGCGTCGCTGGCGTGTCGGTGAGGCGGCTGATCTAATTGGTGTGTCATCACAAGCAATTAGGGACGCAGAAAAAGCAGGCCGTCTCCCCCACCCCGACATGGAAATGCGTGGGCGGGTTGAACAGAGAGTGGGTTATACAATCGAGCAAATAAACCATATGCGAGATGTTTTCGGTACACGACTTCGCAGACCAAATGAGAGTGTTCCTCCTGTCATCGGTGTAGCAGCGCATAAAGGTGGAGTTTACAAAACCTCAGTGTCAGTACATCTGGCACAAGACCTTGCTTTGAAAGGGCTTCGTGTCCTTCTTGTCGAAGGCAATGACCCGCAAGGAACGGCATCTATGTATCATGGATGGGTTCCAGATTTGCATATTCACGCTAATGATACATTACTTCCATTCTACCTTGGTGAAAGGGATGATGCTTCCTACGCAATAAAACCAACTTGCTGGCCAGGGTTGGATATAATTCCTTCCTGTCTTGCATTACATCGTATCGAAACGGAACTTATGGGGCGCTATGACGAGGGAAAATTACCTACAGAACCTCACATGATGCTTCGCCTCGCAATCGAGACTGTTGCCCAGGACTACGATGTTATCGTTATAGATAGTGCCCCTAATCTTGGTATAGGAACCATTAACGTTGTTTGTGCGGCAGATGTATTAATCATCCCTACCCCTGCAGAGCTGTTTGACTATACTTCGGCACTTCAATTTTTTGACATGCTGCGCGACCTTTTGAAGAACGTCGATTTACAGGGTTTTGAACCAGATGTCAGAATACTATTGACGAAATATAGTAATAACAATGGTTCTCAGTCTCCATGGATGGAAGAGCAAATCCGTGATGCATGGGGGAGTATGGTTTTGAAAAATGTTGTTCGCGAAACTGACGAAGTCGGAAAGGGTCAGATTCGAATGCGTACCGTTTTTGAACAGGCAATTGATCAGCGCTCATCTACAGGTGCATGGCGAAATGCGCTCGCGATTTGGGAGCCAGTTTGCAACGAAATATTTGATCGACTGATTAAACCTCGTTGGGAGATTCGTTAA
- a CDS encoding ParB/RepB/Spo0J family plasmid partition protein has protein sequence MKRAPIIPKSSPAITPAATTAAPAAPMVDSLIARVGAMAKGNTITLPICGRDVKFVLETIPGKLVEKATKVWAGNERLQDLLNEDSLDDLIPSFLLTGQQHPAFGRKIIDGIEIADGSRRRMTAILTSSEYRILVGDLDDEQMDSLCKLGNDYRPTSAYERGNRYTFRLKNEFNGNISALADAENISRKIITRCINTAKLPRDLIALFSHPGELSARMGDNLNRLFSDDEALLISTTDELLKKRQSGIVYETEEIIEALTRSLKASKGSASVAPVKREFVPGAMAQYKGNKVVFTLDRTKISKDCIEQMENILEKLEKLGSR, from the coding sequence ATGAAACGTGCGCCAATTATTCCAAAGTCTTCCCCTGCAATCACTCCTGCTGCTACCACTGCAGCACCTGCTGCGCCAATGGTTGATTCATTGATTGCTCGAGTTGGTGCCATGGCAAAAGGAAATACGATCACCCTTCCCATTTGCGGTCGTGATGTAAAATTTGTTCTTGAAACCATCCCGGGAAAATTGGTTGAAAAGGCAACGAAGGTTTGGGCTGGAAATGAGCGTCTTCAGGATTTGTTAAACGAGGATTCTTTGGATGACCTGATACCTTCATTCCTGTTAACGGGACAACAGCATCCTGCATTTGGTCGTAAAATTATTGATGGTATTGAAATAGCGGATGGTAGCCGTCGACGTATGACCGCCATACTGACCTCTAGCGAATATCGAATTCTTGTCGGTGATCTTGATGATGAGCAAATGGATTCGCTATGTAAGCTAGGTAATGATTATCGACCTACGAGTGCTTATGAAAGAGGAAACCGTTACACGTTCCGTCTTAAGAATGAATTTAACGGGAATATTTCTGCTTTAGCGGATGCTGAAAATATTTCTCGTAAAATCATCACTCGGTGCATCAATACAGCTAAACTTCCACGTGATTTGATAGCCCTCTTCTCTCATCCTGGTGAGTTATCTGCACGAATGGGTGATAATTTGAATCGTCTTTTCAGTGATGATGAAGCCTTATTAATTTCCACAACTGATGAGCTTTTAAAGAAGCGGCAAAGTGGGATTGTGTATGAAACAGAAGAAATTATTGAGGCATTAACTCGATCCCTTAAAGCTTCTAAAGGCAGTGCATCTGTAGCGCCTGTTAAAAGAGAATTTGTTCCGGGCGCAATGGCTCAATACAAAGGTAATAAAGTAGTATTTACGCTTGATCGCACCAAAATCTCTAAAGATTGTATTGAGCAAATGGAGAATATACTTGAGAAATTAGAAAAACTTGGGTCTCGTTAA
- the arsH gene encoding arsenical resistance protein ArsH — MEQFPVLNTECFDQHIAERLHLQEPPRIQILYGSVRERSYSRFVAEEAGRLLTAMGAEVKFFNPSGLPLPDDAPDTHPKVNELRGLVRLCDGMVWSSPERHGAMSAVMKAQIDWIALSEGAVLPSQGKTLAVQVCGGSQSFNAVNQMRILSRWMRMFTIPNQSSVAKAWQEFDENGRMKPPSWYDRIVDVAEELFKMTLLLKGQNGYLADRYSERKESHQALSERVNQGKI; from the coding sequence ATGGAACAATTTCCTGTCCTGAATACTGAATGTTTTGATCAACACATCGCAGAACGCCTGCACCTGCAGGAGCCGCCACGAATCCAGATCCTGTATGGCTCAGTAAGAGAGCGCTCCTACAGCCGTTTTGTCGCGGAGGAAGCAGGTCGCCTGCTGACGGCGATGGGCGCGGAGGTGAAATTCTTTAACCCCTCTGGACTGCCTCTGCCGGATGATGCCCCGGATACGCACCCTAAAGTCAACGAGCTGCGCGGTCTGGTCAGATTGTGTGACGGGATGGTGTGGAGTTCCCCGGAACGGCACGGGGCTATGAGCGCGGTTATGAAGGCGCAGATCGACTGGATAGCCTTAAGTGAAGGCGCGGTACTTCCTTCGCAGGGCAAGACACTTGCAGTGCAGGTTTGCGGCGGTTCGCAGTCTTTTAATGCCGTGAACCAGATGCGTATTCTGAGTCGGTGGATGCGGATGTTCACTATCCCCAACCAGTCCTCAGTGGCGAAAGCATGGCAGGAATTCGATGAGAACGGACGGATGAAGCCCCCTTCCTGGTATGATCGTATCGTCGATGTCGCTGAGGAACTGTTTAAAATGACACTGCTGCTCAAGGGCCAAAATGGTTACCTTGCCGATCGCTACAGCGAACGAAAAGAAAGTCACCAGGCACTGTCAGAGCGGGTCAATCAGGGCAAAATCTGA
- a CDS encoding transcriptional regulator yields the protein MLHPVQLFKILSDETRLAIVMILRESGEMCVCDICTATSESQPKISRHMAILREAELVIDRREGKWIHYRLSPHIPAWAAEIIATSWQCLREDVREWLQKAACTSC from the coding sequence ATGCTACATCCTGTTCAGCTTTTCAAAATCCTGTCTGATGAAACACGGCTCGCCATCGTCATGATTCTGCGGGAGTCAGGAGAAATGTGCGTGTGCGATATCTGTACAGCCACCTCCGAATCGCAGCCCAAAATCTCACGACATATGGCTATCCTTCGTGAAGCTGAGCTGGTTATTGACCGTCGGGAAGGCAAATGGATCCACTACCGTCTGTCACCCCACATACCGGCGTGGGCAGCTGAGATAATCGCAACGTCCTGGCAGTGTCTGCGAGAGGATGTGCGTGAATGGCTGCAAAAAGCAGCCTGCACCTCCTGCTGA